A window from Symbiopectobacterium purcellii encodes these proteins:
- a CDS encoding two-partner secretion domain-containing protein has product MTSPFLVTSCYAQHSKINTRFNKRIIALVVSAAITAPTLGATLPGGATVAAGNVSIGGNGNAMTVTQQSNTAIVNWNSFSVGQGQSVNFIQPSSSSAILNRVTGSTRSSIAGTVTGNGQVYLINPNGIAITSSGSVKVGGGFVASTLDIKDEDFLKGKRQFTGNGNSAEVSNAGIISVGRGGYAALMGGSVKNDGLINVPVGKVGLGAAEKATLDLSGDGFLQVAVPSTSGVKEALIQNNGTVSADGGNRTQCRPQRHQPLRRC; this is encoded by the coding sequence ATGACATCGCCTTTTTTAGTAACATCTTGTTATGCACAGCACAGCAAAATTAACACCAGGTTTAATAAACGCATCATCGCACTCGTGGTAAGCGCCGCTATCACCGCCCCAACGTTGGGTGCAACGTTGCCTGGCGGTGCCACGGTCGCAGCGGGTAACGTGTCTATTGGCGGCAACGGCAATGCGATGACGGTAACTCAGCAATCCAATACTGCCATTGTTAACTGGAACAGTTTTTCTGTCGGTCAGGGCCAATCCGTTAATTTTATCCAACCGAGCAGTTCCTCGGCGATCCTCAATCGGGTAACCGGCTCCACGCGCTCCTCGATCGCGGGCACGGTAACAGGGAACGGGCAAGTTTATCTGATCAACCCGAACGGTATTGCGATCACCTCCTCCGGTTCAGTAAAAGTGGGCGGTGGATTTGTCGCCTCAACGCTGGACATCAAAGATGAAGATTTCCTTAAAGGAAAACGCCAGTTTACCGGAAATGGAAACTCAGCAGAGGTGAGTAATGCCGGGATCATCAGCGTAGGGCGCGGCGGATATGCGGCCTTGATGGGTGGCAGCGTAAAAAATGACGGACTTATCAATGTACCGGTAGGCAAAGTGGGCTTGGGAGCCGCCGAGAAAGCCACGCTCGATCTCTCTGGCGATGGTTTCCTTCAAGTTGCCGTACCGAGCACCTCCGGTGTGAAAGAGGCGTTAATTCAGAATAACGGGACCGTATCAGCTGACGGCGGCAACCGCACGCAATGCCGTCCGCAACGCCATCAACCTCTCCGGCGTTGTTGA